A section of the Bacteroidales bacterium genome encodes:
- a CDS encoding NTP transferase domain-containing protein: MKNKTTSVLLLAAGFSERMGQEKFALEFTPGVSFLEHIVHQYHQFGCGKIVVVVNPRGEKIIKQNLFQFPGKVEVVVNAYPERGRFASVKTGLMSLQNEDFVFLQNIDNPDISVDWLTALLDHVGNTDYTYPVFRGKGGHPVLIRKMIVHEIINEKADDMILKVFLNRFIKSTIEINDFGMLTNINTLKDYQNWRMRRF; this comes from the coding sequence ATGAAAAACAAGACAACTTCAGTCTTGCTGCTTGCTGCCGGTTTTTCTGAACGAATGGGACAGGAAAAATTTGCACTAGAATTCACGCCTGGAGTTTCTTTCCTGGAGCACATAGTTCATCAGTACCACCAGTTTGGGTGCGGGAAAATTGTTGTTGTTGTTAATCCACGAGGCGAGAAAATTATTAAACAAAACTTGTTTCAATTCCCTGGCAAAGTTGAGGTTGTTGTGAATGCGTACCCTGAAAGAGGAAGATTTGCTTCAGTAAAAACCGGGTTGATGAGTTTACAAAATGAAGATTTTGTTTTTCTTCAAAATATTGATAATCCGGATATAAGCGTTGATTGGCTTACTGCCTTACTTGATCATGTTGGTAATACTGATTACACTTACCCAGTGTTTCGTGGTAAAGGTGGCCATCCGGTTCTAATAAGAAAAATGATCGTGCACGAAATAATCAATGAAAAGGCGGATGACATGATTCTGAAAGTTTTTCTGAATCGTTTCATAAAGTCAACAATCGAGATTAATGATTTTGGTATGCTAACAAACATTAATACATTAAAAGATTACCAAAATTGGAGAATGAGAAGATTCTAA
- the xdhB gene encoding xanthine dehydrogenase molybdopterin binding subunit: MENPKIHHESAIQHVTGEAVYAGDIHLGEEMLVGRVVYSPHAHAEILDYDLSEALKVKGVWDILDYKRIPGQNELNPLAHDEPCLAEGKVNCIGQAVFLIAAENELAAAEAEKKIKINYKPLPAILNIDDAIAANNMLAPSRKIETGDPEKALNESKHVLAGSLKTGAQEHWYLETQAVVCIPCENREMTVHASSQNPTETQLVVAEVLGLQANEVVCEVKRMGGGFGGKETQGNHVAAWASLLAHHTRRPVQMVLFRDDDQKITGKRHRFQSNYNIGFDDEGLITSYIVEMHADAGIARDLSLAILERALFHAENAYYIPNMRTTGTMWKTNLPSNTAFRGFGGPQGMAVIENAIDRIARYLNKDAAEIRFRNFYGMTDRNTTHYNQPVPNNRLYMLWDRLVISSDYFERRRKINEFNRENEFIKKGLALTPVKFGISFTTSFLNQAGALVMIYKDGTVLVNHGGTEMGQGLHTKIWQIAASEFGLPPEKIKVNATNTSKVPNTSPTAASSGTDLNGMAVKNAIDILKKRLEPCAKKMLSNQFGSEPEELVYKEGYVADQAFPDRRLPFEKLVQQAHLDQISLSTTGYYRTPDIFFDREKGKGVPFHYFAYGMAVSEVQVDVLTGGVKLLRTDILHDVGDSINEGIDLGQVTGGFIQGVGWCTTEVVKWNKDGHLLNHSPDTYKIPSIGDMPEIFNIELLKDAPNPSVIKKSKAVGEPPLMLAFSVWLAIKDAISAVADHRFEPDFELPANNEIVLLSIEKLKKLST; the protein is encoded by the coding sequence ATGGAAAATCCAAAAATCCACCACGAAAGCGCCATCCAGCATGTAACCGGCGAAGCCGTTTATGCCGGTGATATTCACCTGGGTGAGGAAATGCTTGTTGGCCGGGTGGTTTACAGCCCTCATGCGCATGCTGAGATCCTGGATTATGACTTAAGCGAAGCGCTCAAAGTCAAAGGCGTGTGGGATATCCTGGATTATAAACGAATTCCTGGCCAGAATGAGCTAAACCCTTTGGCTCATGATGAGCCTTGCCTGGCCGAAGGCAAAGTGAATTGTATTGGGCAGGCAGTTTTTCTGATCGCCGCCGAAAATGAACTTGCAGCCGCGGAAGCTGAAAAGAAAATCAAGATTAACTACAAGCCGCTTCCCGCCATTCTCAATATTGATGATGCCATCGCTGCAAATAATATGCTGGCTCCATCCCGCAAAATTGAAACAGGGGATCCCGAAAAGGCATTGAATGAATCAAAACATGTACTAGCAGGTTCATTAAAAACCGGCGCACAGGAACACTGGTATCTCGAAACCCAGGCAGTAGTTTGCATTCCTTGTGAGAACCGTGAAATGACTGTGCATGCCTCATCGCAAAACCCAACAGAAACCCAATTGGTTGTTGCAGAAGTTTTGGGCTTGCAAGCCAATGAAGTGGTGTGCGAAGTGAAGCGCATGGGCGGTGGGTTCGGAGGAAAAGAAACCCAGGGAAACCACGTTGCTGCCTGGGCATCTTTGTTGGCACACCATACCCGCAGACCAGTGCAAATGGTTCTATTCCGCGACGACGATCAGAAAATCACCGGAAAACGACATCGCTTTCAAAGCAATTATAATATAGGGTTTGACGACGAAGGTTTGATTACAAGCTACATCGTTGAAATGCATGCCGATGCCGGTATAGCCCGCGACCTTTCGCTTGCCATTCTTGAGCGGGCGTTATTCCACGCCGAAAATGCATATTACATCCCAAATATGCGCACAACCGGAACCATGTGGAAAACTAATCTTCCTTCAAACACCGCATTTCGTGGTTTTGGCGGGCCGCAGGGAATGGCCGTTATTGAGAACGCCATTGATCGGATCGCACGATATCTGAATAAAGATGCTGCTGAAATCAGGTTCAGGAATTTTTATGGAATGACGGATCGAAACACAACTCATTACAATCAACCGGTGCCAAACAACCGTCTTTATATGTTGTGGGACAGGCTTGTCATTTCATCTGATTATTTTGAGCGGCGCCGGAAGATCAATGAATTTAACCGGGAAAATGAATTCATTAAAAAAGGCCTCGCACTTACCCCCGTGAAATTCGGTATTTCATTCACTACCTCATTTCTGAACCAGGCTGGCGCCCTGGTGATGATATATAAAGATGGAACCGTGTTGGTGAACCATGGTGGAACTGAAATGGGGCAGGGGCTGCATACCAAAATCTGGCAGATTGCAGCATCTGAATTTGGTTTGCCACCTGAAAAGATAAAAGTGAATGCAACCAATACTTCCAAAGTTCCGAACACATCTCCAACGGCGGCATCTTCCGGTACCGATCTGAACGGTATGGCTGTGAAAAATGCTATAGATATTTTGAAAAAAAGGCTCGAACCATGCGCTAAGAAGATGCTTTCCAATCAATTTGGTTCTGAACCGGAAGAACTGGTGTACAAAGAAGGATATGTTGCTGACCAGGCATTTCCAGATCGCAGGCTGCCTTTTGAAAAGCTTGTTCAACAGGCACATTTGGATCAGATCAGCCTGAGCACAACCGGCTACTACCGTACACCCGATATCTTTTTCGACCGTGAAAAAGGCAAAGGTGTTCCATTTCATTATTTCGCATATGGAATGGCTGTATCTGAAGTACAGGTGGATGTACTTACAGGCGGTGTTAAATTATTGAGAACCGATATTCTGCACGATGTTGGTGATTCCATCAACGAAGGCATTGACCTGGGACAGGTTACCGGCGGTTTTATACAGGGCGTGGGATGGTGTACCACAGAAGTGGTGAAGTGGAACAAAGATGGCCATCTACTCAATCATTCGCCCGATACTTATAAAATTCCCTCAATAGGCGATATGCCCGAAATATTTAATATTGAGTTGCTTAAAGATGCTCCAAACCCTTCGGTGATTAAGAAGAGCAAGGCTGTTGGTGAACCGCCTTTAATGCTTGCATTTTCTGTTTGGCTTGCAATTAAAGATGCCATCTCCGCTGTGGCTGATCACAGGTTTGAACCCGACTTTGAACTTCCGGCTAATAATGAGATTGTTTTGCTTTCAATTGAGAAACTCAAAAAGCTTTCTACCTGA
- a CDS encoding SDR family NAD(P)-dependent oxidoreductase yields the protein MEKPEVYALITGGSMGIGKAIAHDCASRGMNLLLVALPGKELEETANEIAAKFNVLVHTFAVDLAMIDGPELVYKWCVASDYKVNVLVNNAGLAGSRVFKSSELAYTDTRIMVNIRAMALLSQLFIPLLEIHPKAYILNIASMAAYFSIPYKAVYAASKAFVLSFSQALSSELAQSNISVSVVCPNGVETNSGTFTRIKAHGFFGNLTKIEANILAKVSINGMLNRKEVIIPKRINRFLLVINLFLPGKLRRNLIKKRFLKEVNSTTG from the coding sequence ATGGAAAAACCTGAAGTTTACGCGCTCATCACAGGAGGTTCAATGGGAATAGGCAAAGCCATTGCCCATGATTGTGCCTCAAGGGGAATGAATTTGTTGCTTGTTGCCTTGCCCGGTAAGGAGCTCGAAGAAACTGCCAATGAGATTGCCGCTAAATTCAATGTTTTAGTTCACACGTTCGCAGTTGACCTGGCCATGATTGATGGTCCAGAGTTAGTTTATAAATGGTGTGTTGCAAGTGATTACAAGGTTAATGTGCTGGTCAACAATGCTGGGCTCGCGGGCTCAAGAGTGTTTAAATCATCTGAATTGGCCTACACCGATACCCGCATCATGGTTAATATCAGGGCAATGGCTTTGCTCTCTCAATTGTTTATACCCTTGCTCGAAATCCACCCCAAAGCCTATATACTCAATATTGCAAGCATGGCCGCTTACTTTTCAATACCATATAAGGCCGTTTATGCAGCTTCGAAGGCTTTCGTGCTTAGCTTCAGCCAGGCGCTTTCCAGTGAACTTGCGCAATCCAATATTTCGGTAAGTGTGGTTTGTCCGAATGGAGTTGAAACCAATTCCGGCACTTTTACCAGAATAAAAGCACATGGTTTTTTTGGTAATCTTACCAAGATTGAAGCGAACATATTGGCCAAAGTTTCAATCAATGGAATGTTGAACAGGAAAGAAGTCATCATACCCAAAAGAATCAACAGATTCCTGCTGGTGATTAACCTTTTCCTGCCAGGAAAATTACGAAGGAATTTAATAAAAAAGAGGTTCCTCAAAGAGGTGAATTCAACTACAGGCTAA
- a CDS encoding SDR family oxidoreductase codes for MKTFVTGATGFIGSQLCLKLAGSGHQVHALYRSESKAIILRHPDIHLFKGDILDYNSLKNAMTDCQQIYHMAAFTKVWVKDESRIYELNVTGTLNVLNAAMETGIKDIVISSTAGVFGPSLDGNEVSETSIRQIDFFIEYERTKAIAEEMALEFLKSGLNIRIVNPTRVYGPGVLNPSNSVTKLIAAYMSGTWRIIPGDGNSVGNYVFIDDAVNGHVLAMEKGKPGEKYLLGGENISYNDFFKLLGEISGKRRLMLKVPLSPIYFASDLAMLVNRLTGVKPFITKGLMRKFNYNWRVNSLKAMSEIGYTQTPLKECLTKTIDWIKNNGKT; via the coding sequence ATGAAAACCTTTGTAACTGGCGCTACAGGTTTTATAGGATCGCAGCTTTGTTTAAAGCTTGCGGGTTCTGGACATCAGGTACATGCATTGTATCGCTCGGAAAGCAAAGCCATTATTTTACGACATCCGGATATTCATTTATTCAAAGGAGATATCCTTGATTACAATAGTTTGAAAAATGCAATGACAGACTGCCAGCAGATTTATCATATGGCTGCCTTTACTAAGGTTTGGGTCAAAGATGAATCGCGCATTTACGAACTCAATGTGACCGGAACATTGAATGTGCTGAACGCTGCTATGGAAACCGGTATAAAAGACATTGTTATTTCTTCCACCGCCGGCGTATTCGGGCCATCGCTCGATGGTAATGAAGTCTCAGAAACATCCATCCGGCAAATAGATTTCTTTATTGAATACGAACGTACCAAAGCTATTGCAGAGGAAATGGCACTTGAGTTTTTAAAATCGGGCCTGAACATCAGAATCGTGAACCCAACCCGTGTTTATGGCCCGGGTGTTCTGAACCCAAGCAACAGCGTTACCAAACTTATTGCCGCATACATGTCCGGCACGTGGAGGATTATTCCTGGCGATGGCAATAGTGTTGGTAATTATGTGTTTATTGATGATGCTGTGAACGGCCATGTACTGGCAATGGAAAAAGGTAAGCCCGGGGAGAAATATTTATTAGGTGGAGAAAACATCAGCTACAATGATTTTTTTAAACTATTAGGCGAAATTTCAGGAAAAAGACGTTTAATGTTGAAAGTTCCTTTGTCGCCTATCTACTTTGCTTCTGATCTGGCAATGTTGGTAAATAGGTTGACTGGAGTTAAACCGTTTATAACCAAAGGACTAATGAGAAAATTTAATTATAATTGGCGTGTGAATTCCCTGAAAGCAATGAGTGAAATCGGCTATACACAAACACCGCTTAAGGAGTGTCTTACAAAAACAATTGATTGGATCAAGAACAATGGAAAAACCTGA
- the xdhA gene encoding xanthine dehydrogenase small subunit: MNGIFRFVFDGQIVELDFHETKLLPSTTVLNYLRSLPGHRGTKEGCAEGDCGACTVVLGELVNGKMHYRAVDSCLLFLPAIHGKQLITVENLAIRNGYETKLHPVQLAMVENYGSQCGFCTPGFVMALFALYKSDIEISRHNVIQALAGNLCRCTGYDPIYKAAVQCCSNRQPDQFDEGKVEVIKMINEIREAGESLEIRSVNQNYFLAANMEDALFFKAENPKAHVVNGATDTAIRQNKMHEYLPEILDVSAVVELRTISKQNDGYYLGAGVSLEAFLAFAGTNLPQLLPMLEVFASWQIRNVASIGGNLATASPIGDLIPLFIALKVKLELMSKAGSRWVEMEEFILGYRKNCLRKDELIKGVFIPFVEPGIVFKTKKISTRRDLDISTLSIAMRLKTNAGNMVEEIILAYGGMADRPKRAANTETFLVNKPWTKETIALAKEMIEKDFTPISDARSGAEYRMMAAKNLLMKMLIQEPVPTKL, from the coding sequence ATGAACGGCATTTTTAGATTCGTGTTCGATGGGCAGATCGTAGAATTGGATTTTCATGAAACCAAATTGCTACCTTCTACAACGGTTCTCAATTATTTGCGATCCTTGCCCGGCCATCGCGGCACAAAGGAAGGCTGTGCCGAAGGCGATTGCGGTGCCTGCACCGTTGTGCTGGGCGAGTTGGTGAACGGGAAGATGCATTATCGCGCAGTTGATTCCTGCTTGTTGTTTCTGCCAGCAATCCACGGAAAGCAATTGATTACCGTTGAAAACCTTGCAATCAGAAACGGATATGAAACTAAACTGCATCCGGTGCAGCTTGCCATGGTTGAGAATTACGGAAGTCAGTGCGGGTTTTGCACACCCGGCTTTGTAATGGCGTTGTTTGCGCTTTACAAATCAGATATTGAGATCAGCAGGCATAATGTGATCCAGGCGCTGGCAGGCAATTTATGCCGCTGCACAGGTTACGATCCTATTTACAAGGCTGCAGTTCAATGTTGTTCGAACCGCCAACCCGATCAGTTCGATGAAGGCAAAGTAGAAGTAATCAAAATGATTAATGAGATTCGTGAAGCTGGAGAAAGTCTTGAAATCCGTTCGGTAAATCAAAACTATTTCCTTGCTGCAAACATGGAAGATGCATTGTTTTTCAAGGCTGAGAACCCTAAAGCCCATGTGGTGAATGGCGCTACTGATACCGCCATCCGCCAGAATAAAATGCATGAGTATCTGCCTGAAATTCTGGATGTTTCGGCTGTTGTTGAATTGCGAACCATAAGTAAACAGAATGATGGTTATTATTTGGGCGCCGGTGTAAGCCTGGAAGCTTTCCTTGCTTTTGCCGGAACCAACTTGCCGCAGCTACTTCCAATGCTCGAAGTTTTTGCATCCTGGCAGATCAGGAATGTGGCTTCCATTGGCGGAAACCTGGCAACAGCTTCACCCATTGGCGATCTGATTCCATTGTTCATAGCGCTTAAGGTAAAGCTGGAGTTGATGAGCAAAGCCGGATCACGCTGGGTTGAAATGGAAGAATTTATCCTCGGCTACCGGAAAAACTGTCTGAGAAAAGATGAACTGATCAAAGGAGTTTTCATTCCTTTTGTTGAACCAGGCATTGTGTTTAAAACAAAAAAAATATCCACCCGCCGCGATCTTGATATTTCCACGCTAAGCATTGCTATGCGATTAAAAACAAATGCCGGAAACATGGTTGAAGAAATCATTCTGGCATACGGTGGCATGGCTGACAGACCTAAAAGAGCTGCAAACACTGAAACTTTTCTTGTAAATAAACCCTGGACAAAAGAAACAATAGCCCTTGCAAAAGAAATGATTGAAAAAGATTTCACACCCATTTCCGATGCCCGCTCCGGCGCTGAATACCGGATGATGGCAGCAAAAAATTTGTTGATGAAGATGTTGATTCAGGAGCCAGTTCCAACAAAGCTGTAA
- a CDS encoding CPBP family intramembrane metalloprotease: MKEPHPMTIAIAVAVTTCAFLIYHFSSGSLAFKRRVETLLGYRNASFDQVVANRLLGFLLFGGLPLIAIFFMADFRLKDFGFGTQAGFLSWMWIAILSVAIITMNFLNAPQKSNLAMYPQIRIPVWSASTIFISAITWILYLAAYEFMFRGFLLFALYSELGMVAAIAINTSIYSLVHIPKGKTEALGAIPLGILLCYLTLITGNLLIAFVVHVVMALSNEWFSLRVHPEMKVLRK; the protein is encoded by the coding sequence TTGAAAGAACCTCATCCAATGACCATAGCCATAGCCGTAGCCGTCACTACCTGCGCATTCCTGATTTACCATTTCAGTAGTGGTTCGCTAGCATTTAAGCGTAGAGTTGAAACCCTGCTTGGTTATCGAAATGCATCTTTTGACCAGGTTGTGGCTAACCGCTTACTTGGCTTTCTTTTATTTGGCGGACTTCCCTTGATTGCAATATTCTTCATGGCAGACTTCCGATTAAAGGACTTTGGGTTTGGAACCCAGGCTGGATTTCTTTCATGGATGTGGATTGCAATACTATCTGTTGCAATTATTACTATGAATTTTTTAAATGCACCCCAAAAGTCAAACCTTGCTATGTATCCGCAGATACGCATACCTGTTTGGAGCGCTTCCACAATATTCATCAGTGCAATTACTTGGATACTGTACCTTGCAGCGTATGAATTTATGTTTCGCGGGTTTTTGCTCTTTGCTTTATACAGTGAGCTGGGCATGGTGGCTGCCATCGCAATCAATACTTCCATATACTCATTGGTGCATATTCCAAAAGGAAAAACAGAAGCATTGGGCGCTATTCCACTTGGAATCCTGCTTTGCTATCTCACCCTGATTACCGGAAATCTGTTGATTGCCTTTGTGGTGCATGTGGTGATGGCTTTAAGCAATGAATGGTTTTCACTGAGGGTCCATCCTGAAATGAAAGTGCTAAGAAAATAA
- a CDS encoding TetR/AcrR family transcriptional regulator translates to MEEVIPKIRDIYARYGIRSVTMDDLARELGVSKKTLYQYFTDKEEVVRNVVEFMIHDQQDCIAAINNNNAINAIDELLQMSRYISEHLKSVNPSFAYDLRKYYPPVWNNLVQFKSKTILEHIMANIRKGIAEGLYRKDLNYDILAFVFVSRMELYSPGGFPELEKFSYHEVFLTLFQYHVRGIANENGRKYLEELLAGNEIENLRLQ, encoded by the coding sequence ATGGAAGAAGTAATTCCTAAAATCAGAGATATTTACGCCAGGTACGGGATCAGGAGTGTTACAATGGACGATCTCGCCCGTGAATTGGGTGTTTCAAAAAAGACACTTTACCAATATTTTACTGATAAAGAGGAAGTAGTTCGCAATGTAGTTGAGTTCATGATCCATGATCAGCAGGATTGCATTGCTGCCATAAACAACAATAATGCTATCAATGCTATTGACGAACTTTTGCAGATGAGCCGTTATATTTCCGAACACTTAAAGTCAGTTAACCCATCGTTCGCATACGACCTTAGAAAATACTATCCACCTGTTTGGAACAATCTAGTACAGTTTAAAAGCAAAACAATTCTGGAGCATATCATGGCCAACATACGCAAAGGAATTGCAGAGGGCTTATACCGTAAGGATCTCAACTACGATATTCTCGCCTTTGTTTTTGTGTCACGTATGGAACTATACTCACCTGGTGGATTTCCGGAATTGGAAAAATTCTCTTATCATGAAGTGTTTCTTACTCTCTTTCAATATCATGTAAGGGGCATCGCCAATGAAAATGGCCGCAAATACCTCGAAGAACTCTTGGCCGGTAATGAAATCGAAAATCTAAGATTGCAATGA
- a CDS encoding XdhC family protein has protein sequence MKDILYQLPELQRQGKPFVLCLVTEAQGSTPRKEGARMIVFNDGSIMGTIGGGSIEMQAIAETLLALESGKPFKKKYQLEDDLQMHCGGNMEIYFEPFFEELKLYIFGAGHVGREVGKFAREFGFSVIFIDHRSEIYKEFESAYAKCIVDDYVQSLAKINFSARDFVVITTPRHEYDENLLGKLAKEKLAYLGMIGSKRKVAEARKRLLTENILTEDQLNFVDMPIGISFYAETPAEIALSIVAKLIDVKNTLRL, from the coding sequence ATGAAAGATATCCTTTATCAACTTCCTGAACTCCAGCGGCAGGGAAAGCCTTTTGTCCTCTGTCTCGTAACCGAAGCCCAAGGTTCAACACCACGAAAAGAAGGCGCCCGCATGATCGTTTTCAATGATGGCAGCATCATGGGAACCATTGGCGGTGGTTCGATAGAGATGCAGGCTATTGCTGAAACATTGCTGGCGCTTGAATCAGGTAAACCTTTCAAGAAAAAATATCAGCTCGAAGACGATCTTCAAATGCATTGCGGGGGCAATATGGAAATTTATTTTGAACCTTTCTTTGAAGAACTGAAACTCTATATTTTCGGTGCCGGCCATGTTGGTCGTGAAGTAGGAAAGTTCGCCAGGGAGTTTGGTTTCAGTGTGATCTTTATTGACCACAGGTCCGAAATTTACAAGGAATTTGAAAGCGCTTATGCCAAATGCATTGTTGATGATTATGTTCAATCTTTGGCAAAAATCAACTTCAGCGCCCGTGATTTTGTTGTGATCACAACACCCAGGCATGAATACGACGAGAATCTCCTAGGGAAATTGGCCAAAGAAAAACTCGCTTACCTGGGCATGATCGGCAGCAAGCGAAAAGTAGCCGAAGCCCGTAAACGCCTGTTAACTGAAAATATCCTGACCGAAGATCAGTTGAACTTTGTGGACATGCCTATCGGTATTTCTTTCTATGCTGAAACTCCGGCAGAAATTGCCCTAAGCATTGTTGCTAAACTTATTGATGTGAAAAATACGCTACGGTTATGA